A region from the Triticum urartu cultivar G1812 chromosome 1, Tu2.1, whole genome shotgun sequence genome encodes:
- the LOC125527316 gene encoding mitogen-activated protein kinase kinase kinase 17-like — translation MAVSVGKQWTRVRTLGRGASGAEVFLAADDASGELFAVKSASSACAAALRREQCIMSGLRSPRVVSCIGGRGARDGSYQLFLEFAPGGSLADRVAIVGGLDERALRGYAADVAAGLAYLHGAGMVHGDVKARNVVIGADGRAQLADFGCARKAGAGGGPIIGGTPAFMAPEVARGEEQGPAADVWALGCMVVEMATGRGPWSGMDGNALAALHRIGYTEAVPEVPEWLSADAKDFLARCLVRQASGRCTAELLLEHQFLASAAVDAKPRTMEGKWVSPKSTLDAAFWESDSDTDEAEHDSSAEMRMRALACPASALPDWDSEEGWIDVLAAPTEAPDAVPLVIEEMTDLDNGAITNEEPSGAESGVLPITLDVEYNGDGNIAYDDSVRHRQSFECLACHELSCTELLLCNTKSNANDLALAQALRFRTAALCFTCTIRRKKFTCYFACTTRQY, via the coding sequence ATGGCCGTGTCCGTGGGCAAGCAATGGACGCGGGTGCGCACGCTCGGCCGCGGCGCCTCGGGGGCCGAGGTCTTCCTGGCCGCCGACGACGCCTCCGGGGAGCTCTTCGCGGTCAAGTCGGCGAGCTCGGCTTGCGCGGCGGCGCTGAGGAGGGAGCAGTGCATCATGTCCGGCCTGCGCTCCCCGCGCGTCGTCTCTTGCATCGGCGGCCGCGGCGCCCGTGACGGCTCCTACCAGCTCTTCCTCGAGTTTGCCCCCGGCGGCTCGCTGGCCGACCGAGTGGCGATCGTCGGGGGCCTCGACGAGCGTGCCCTGCGCGGCTACGCGGCCGATGTGGCGGCCGGGCTCGCGTACCTCCACGGCGCCGGGATGGTGCACGGGGACGTCAAGGCGCGCAACGTCGTCATCGGCGCCGATGGCCGAGCCCAGCTCGCAGATTTTGGGTGCGCGAGGAAGGCGGGAGCCGGTGGCGGGCCGATCATCGGCGGCACGCCGGCGTTCATGGCGCCCGAGGTGGCGCGCGGCGAGGAGCAGGGCCCCGCGGCCGACGTCTGGGCGCTCGGCTGCATGGTTGTCGAGATGGCCACTGGACGCGGGCCGTGGAGCGGCATGGACGGCAACGCGCTCGCGGCGCTGCACCGGATCGGCTACACGGAGGCCGTGCCCGAGGTTCCCGAATGGCTATCCGCCGACGCGAAGGACTTCTTGGCCAGATGCCTTGTCAGGCAGGCCAGCGGCCGGTGCACGGCCGAGCTGCTGCTGGAGCACCAGTTCCTGGCCTCGGCTGCCGTCGACGCGAAGCCGCGAACCATGGAGGGCAAATGGGTGTCGCCGAAGAGCACGCTGGACGCAGCATTCTGGGAATCGGATTCAGACACGGATGAGGCGGAGCACGACAGCTCGGCCGAGATGAGGATGAGGGCATTGGCCTGCCCTGCCTCGGCGCTCCCGGACTGGGACTCCGAGGAGGGATGGATCGATGTGCTCGCCGCGCCAACTGAAGCACCCGACGCAGTGCCCCTGGTGATCGAGGAGATGACCGACCTGGACAACGGCGCGATCACAAACGAAGAACCCAGCGGCGCAGAGTCCGGCGTTCTCCCCATTACTTTGGACGTGGAGTACAACGGCGATGGCAATATAGCCTACGACGATTCAGTTAGGCATCGTCAGTCTTTTGAGTGTTTAGCTTGCCACGAATTATCATGTACCGAATTGTTGCTTTGCAACACAAAGAGTAATGCAAATGATCTCGCTCTTGCACAAGCACTCCGTTTTCGTACTGCTGCTCTATGTTTCACCTGTACGATTAGGCGGAAGAAATTTACATGCTACTTCGCCTGTACGACTAGGCAATACTAG